The Arenicella xantha genome contains a region encoding:
- a CDS encoding glycosyltransferase, which produces MAKADLHVHSKYSDYPSTWAHKAYRSPESFTEPELVYQQAKSRGMDFVTLTDHDDIRGSLELVHLHPDDCFISCEITTFFPEDQCKIHILVYGITATQYTQCRRASNNLYDLRDYIIAEDIAYSVAHATYDQDGRLSFEHIEKLVVLFDIFEIINGGSSAQNNLLLHSYLQTLDEEKLTALASKHDLTPMSDDPWIKGFTGGSDDHCGILIGTAFTQAEARDVGEFLSQLRNKHSLGNGLHGSFESYATGVIKHIHDYRIDRDSGYHKTKMNDFLELFFDNSEGNLIKRFKKSQSLRYLKKKNTKTHKALHALLQQISQDQGKDIAAKIPQTYVHIADMHDEMFGSVVTAISKHLPNGDVFKAFNKLATLFPMTLLATPFIGAMRHQVLKADIKRGLIQCTRHQYTEKALWFTDTIDDLNGVSITLHQIAAHSVKQGYQMKLVTCVNEAKLNSPLPKNCLNFHPVKQVSLPGYETQKIGFPSLLNVMRRLVYEQADQIIISTPGPLGLAAMICGKLMDIPVKTVYHTDFAEQILKMTEENMLANLADTCVNLFYKQSDRVFVPSQFYIDKLIRAGFEPSRLSIFPRGIDLDLYRPALQTRDLARRHQLHGSFTLLFAGRISEDKNLSLLARVFQDLNRRKPGMYNLVIAGDGPDLSALKQTLTEQSNVLFTGRLNAQELVEWYRASDLLVFPSHTDTFGMVVLEAQACGLPCLVTATGGPKEIIDPNTTGHVVHSDECEDWISLIHQYRRLKNSNPEDWLALKTNCARHVHTQNNWQPVFEAVLGEACLLPVNEVSQLADANSAKMKGAAANEAKGAAARELESAAARELESAAARELESAAAREIKSAAATKAENTMTDTNDDGDHNQAA; this is translated from the coding sequence ATGGCTAAGGCAGACCTACACGTACACTCAAAGTACTCCGATTACCCAAGCACTTGGGCACATAAAGCTTACCGCTCACCAGAGAGCTTTACCGAGCCGGAACTGGTTTATCAGCAGGCAAAATCACGAGGCATGGACTTTGTAACCCTGACCGATCATGACGACATCCGTGGCAGCCTTGAACTGGTTCACTTGCATCCTGATGATTGTTTCATCTCATGTGAAATCACCACTTTCTTCCCCGAAGACCAATGCAAGATTCATATTTTGGTGTACGGCATTACCGCAACCCAATACACACAATGTCGTCGCGCCTCAAACAATTTGTACGACCTGCGCGACTATATCATAGCCGAAGATATCGCTTACTCAGTCGCCCACGCCACTTATGACCAAGACGGCCGCTTGAGCTTTGAGCATATTGAAAAACTAGTTGTGCTGTTTGATATATTTGAAATCATTAACGGCGGCTCCAGTGCGCAAAACAATTTGCTTCTGCACAGCTATTTACAAACCCTTGATGAGGAAAAATTAACCGCATTGGCAAGCAAGCATGACCTTACACCAATGAGTGATGACCCTTGGATTAAGGGCTTTACCGGCGGCTCAGACGATCACTGCGGCATCCTCATTGGCACCGCATTTACCCAAGCAGAAGCCCGCGATGTTGGCGAGTTTCTAAGCCAGTTACGCAATAAACACAGTTTAGGAAATGGTTTGCACGGCAGCTTTGAGTCTTATGCCACCGGCGTTATTAAGCACATTCACGACTACCGAATAGATCGCGACTCGGGCTACCACAAGACCAAAATGAATGACTTTCTTGAATTGTTTTTTGACAACAGTGAAGGCAATTTGATCAAGCGCTTCAAAAAGAGTCAATCGCTACGCTATCTTAAAAAGAAGAACACCAAAACTCATAAGGCCTTGCATGCCTTATTACAGCAAATTTCGCAAGACCAGGGCAAAGACATTGCCGCTAAGATACCGCAGACCTACGTACATATCGCGGATATGCACGACGAAATGTTTGGTTCAGTTGTCACGGCGATTAGCAAACACCTGCCCAACGGCGACGTATTTAAGGCGTTTAACAAGCTCGCCACATTATTTCCGATGACACTCTTAGCAACGCCGTTCATCGGCGCAATGCGGCACCAAGTGCTCAAAGCCGATATCAAGCGAGGCCTCATTCAATGTACCCGCCATCAATACACAGAAAAAGCCTTATGGTTCACCGATACGATTGACGACTTAAACGGTGTGTCAATTACCCTACACCAAATCGCCGCGCACAGCGTCAAGCAAGGTTACCAAATGAAACTGGTAACCTGCGTCAATGAAGCCAAGCTTAATTCACCATTACCGAAAAACTGTTTGAACTTTCATCCGGTAAAACAAGTTTCGTTACCCGGTTATGAAACGCAGAAAATTGGCTTTCCATCACTGCTCAACGTAATGCGACGCTTGGTATATGAACAAGCGGATCAAATCATCATATCCACCCCTGGCCCGCTTGGGTTGGCTGCGATGATCTGTGGCAAACTTATGGATATTCCAGTGAAAACGGTCTATCACACAGATTTTGCTGAGCAGATACTAAAGATGACCGAGGAAAATATGTTGGCTAATCTCGCTGATACCTGCGTCAACTTATTCTACAAACAATCAGACCGCGTATTTGTGCCAAGCCAGTTTTACATCGACAAACTCATTCGAGCCGGCTTTGAACCTTCTCGCTTATCAATTTTTCCCCGTGGCATCGATCTGGATTTGTATCGGCCAGCACTGCAAACAAGAGACTTAGCGCGCCGCCACCAATTGCACGGAAGCTTCACATTACTGTTTGCGGGTCGCATTTCAGAAGATAAAAACTTGTCGCTATTGGCACGCGTATTCCAAGACCTGAATCGCCGTAAACCCGGTATGTATAACCTAGTTATTGCCGGCGACGGCCCCGACTTATCGGCACTTAAACAAACGTTGACGGAACAATCCAACGTGTTGTTCACTGGACGCTTGAATGCACAAGAGCTGGTTGAGTGGTATCGCGCTTCAGATTTACTAGTCTTCCCAAGTCATACCGACACCTTCGGCATGGTCGTGCTTGAAGCCCAAGCGTGTGGCTTACCATGCTTGGTCACGGCTACCGGCGGACCGAAAGAAATCATCGATCCCAACACCACCGGACATGTCGTCCACAGCGACGAGTGTGAGGACTGGATTTCGCTAATTCATCAGTATCGCCGCCTCAAAAATAGTAACCCTGAAGACTGGCTTGCACTCAAAACCAACTGCGCTCGCCACGTGCACACACAAAACAATTGGCAGCCGGTATTCGAAGCGGTATTGGGCGAAGCATGTTTACTGCCAGTTAACGAGGTCAGTCAATTAGCCGACGCAAACTCCGCAAAAATGAAAGGCGCCGCAGCCAACGAGGCAAAAGGCGCTGCAGCCAGAGAGCTAGAAAGCGCCGCAGCCAGAGAGCTAGAAAGCGCCGCAGCCAGAGAGCTAGAAAGCGCCGCAGCCAGAGAGATAAAAAGCGCCGCAGCCACAAAAGCAGAAAACACCATGACCGACACAAACGATGACGGCGATCACAATCAAGCCGCATAG
- a CDS encoding histidine phosphatase family protein, producing the protein MRNRYTLMRHGESLANRKGLIISAPHNALHGYGLTARGADQVINTAVKSRANSDTLIVSSDYLRARETAEIVHSVLACETQIVLEERLRERNFGDWELKDHRHYENVWCNDLSRPEQSTNNVETVYETLSRAQSLIDDLEQRYHDESILLVSHGDVLQILLAHYHHLNPRFHRSLSSIGNAELRSLAKLELAVKPSAA; encoded by the coding sequence ATGAGAAATCGCTACACACTAATGCGCCACGGCGAAAGCCTAGCGAACCGTAAAGGCCTAATTATCAGTGCACCACACAATGCACTTCATGGATATGGTCTGACGGCCCGCGGAGCCGACCAAGTAATCAACACCGCGGTTAAGTCCCGCGCGAATAGCGATACGCTCATCGTCAGTTCAGATTACCTACGAGCGCGCGAGACAGCCGAGATCGTACACAGCGTGCTAGCTTGTGAAACTCAAATCGTGCTTGAAGAACGTCTGCGCGAGCGTAATTTCGGTGATTGGGAACTGAAGGATCACCGCCATTATGAAAACGTATGGTGTAATGACCTATCTCGCCCCGAGCAATCAACCAACAATGTCGAAACGGTCTACGAAACCTTGTCAAGGGCCCAGTCACTTATTGACGACCTTGAACAACGCTACCACGACGAGTCAATTCTACTGGTCAGTCATGGGGATGTACTGCAGATACTTTTGGCACACTATCACCACCTTAACCCAAGGTTTCACCGCAGTCTATCGTCCATCGGTAATGCTGAATTGCGTTCACTTGCCAAACTTGAACTCGCCGTCAAGCCTTCCGCAGCCTGA
- a CDS encoding NAD(P)/FAD-dependent oxidoreductase — MPHVVIVGGGAGGLELATKLGRKLGRKNKANITLIDQHRVHIWKPLLHEVATGSLDTEIDGIVYRAHAARHHYHFQLGSVSGIDRESKQLHLDALLDDKGDVVVDSRIVEYDTLIMAIGSVSNDFGTPGVSEFCSMLDSKQQAQRFQQTLLNLLLKKSQSASDDAELSALRLAIVGAGATGVELSAELYHVIEVVSMYDVEGNVLPKLHIDLIEAGPRILPALPERIAESAATELEKLGVRIHTNTRITSASRTGFTDADDTLIPADIMVWAAGVRAANWVAEIGLEVNRINQIVCLPSLKTKTDPSIYAIGDCCSITNQDGKPIPPRAQAAHQMASTVAANVLREFAGKPLRDFKYVDYGSLVNLSRFSTVGSLMGNLMRGSLFIEGRIARLMYLSLYRMHQLAVHGYIKGPFIILLSSLSKIIRPKIKLH, encoded by the coding sequence ATCCCCCATGTGGTGATTGTCGGCGGTGGTGCGGGCGGACTGGAACTCGCCACCAAATTGGGTCGCAAGCTCGGCCGCAAAAACAAAGCCAACATTACTTTAATTGATCAACACCGAGTCCATATCTGGAAGCCGCTGCTACACGAAGTAGCCACCGGCTCACTCGATACCGAGATAGACGGCATTGTTTACCGGGCCCACGCAGCGCGACATCACTACCACTTTCAGCTCGGCAGCGTGTCGGGAATTGACCGTGAATCCAAACAACTGCATTTAGACGCACTGCTCGATGATAAAGGCGACGTCGTAGTCGATTCTCGGATTGTGGAATACGACACGTTAATTATGGCGATCGGCAGTGTCAGCAATGACTTTGGAACCCCAGGGGTTAGCGAATTTTGCTCGATGCTGGATTCAAAGCAGCAAGCACAGCGCTTTCAGCAAACCTTGCTCAACCTACTACTCAAAAAAAGCCAGTCTGCGTCCGACGATGCAGAACTCTCAGCACTGCGACTCGCGATTGTCGGCGCTGGCGCGACTGGTGTTGAGCTGTCGGCGGAGTTATATCATGTGATAGAAGTCGTCAGCATGTATGACGTAGAAGGCAATGTACTGCCAAAACTCCATATCGACTTAATAGAAGCCGGGCCGCGAATTTTACCAGCACTACCTGAGCGAATCGCCGAATCTGCCGCCACTGAGCTTGAAAAATTAGGTGTTCGCATTCATACCAATACACGCATCACCTCGGCATCGCGCACCGGATTTACCGATGCCGATGATACCCTAATTCCTGCCGACATTATGGTCTGGGCGGCTGGAGTTCGAGCGGCGAACTGGGTCGCTGAAATAGGCCTAGAAGTAAATCGCATCAATCAAATCGTCTGCCTACCCAGTTTAAAAACCAAAACTGACCCCAGCATTTATGCGATTGGTGACTGCTGCTCGATCACTAACCAAGATGGCAAGCCAATTCCGCCCCGAGCACAAGCGGCGCACCAAATGGCCTCCACAGTTGCCGCGAACGTTCTCAGGGAGTTTGCTGGTAAGCCGTTACGCGACTTTAAATACGTGGATTACGGCTCATTGGTCAATCTTTCGCGCTTTTCAACCGTCGGCAGTTTGATGGGTAACTTGATGCGTGGCAGCCTATTTATCGAGGGGCGTATTGCGCGGTTAATGTATTTGTCGTTGTATCGCATGCACCAGCTGGCCGTGCACGGATACATCAAAGGACCATTTATCATCTTGCTAAGTAGCCTCTCTAAAATCATCCGACCGAAAATCAAGCTCCACTAG
- a CDS encoding rhodanese-like domain-containing protein: MSSAVSRPSAANSDLAIQHFSALLTFETDCWDVHHACSNNRQDFILMDVRAESLYQAGHLPSSINLPHHRLSVATLQAYPNDTLFVVYCAGPHCNGADKAALKLAQLGRPVKKMIGGVTGWLDEGFSLEVG, translated from the coding sequence ATGTCATCAGCCGTTTCTAGGCCAAGTGCCGCAAACAGTGATCTAGCCATTCAACATTTTTCCGCATTGTTGACGTTTGAAACCGATTGCTGGGATGTGCACCATGCCTGCTCTAACAACCGTCAGGACTTTATTTTAATGGACGTGCGGGCTGAGTCTTTGTATCAAGCGGGGCATCTTCCGAGCTCAATTAACTTGCCGCACCATCGGCTGTCAGTGGCTACCTTGCAGGCTTACCCAAATGACACCTTGTTTGTTGTTTACTGCGCGGGTCCGCATTGTAATGGCGCTGATAAAGCCGCGTTGAAGCTCGCTCAACTAGGTCGGCCAGTGAAAAAAATGATTGGCGGGGTTACCGGATGGCTGGATGAGGGTTTTTCACTTGAAGTTGGATAA
- a CDS encoding helix-turn-helix domain-containing protein, with product MKRVAILSFDHIALFELGCAVELFALPRNDIANWYLTDVVSFSEQPITSTAGITLTTKSIQSLAPYSMLVIPSWPTQGLPIPTPISEQVTEFAKRTDTITISFCSGAFLLAELGLLNQRLATTHWQYADLFQRRFPAVGYAHDVLYILEQQFGCSAGSAAAIDLGLAVIRQDFGLAIANQVARRLVMSPHRKGGQSQFVEMPMAKPHSRLSETLDWALSQLAEPLEVASMASHAGMSRRSFDRHFRRSMGCSAKEWLITQRLALARQLLEQSSTSIEQVASACGFESAATLRHHFSKSLGVSPRQYRDQFAH from the coding sequence ATGAAACGTGTCGCTATTTTGAGTTTCGACCATATTGCCTTATTTGAACTTGGCTGTGCAGTCGAACTGTTTGCGCTACCTCGTAACGATATCGCCAACTGGTACTTGACCGACGTCGTGAGTTTTTCCGAACAACCCATTACTAGTACGGCCGGAATTACCTTAACGACTAAATCCATTCAATCGCTAGCGCCGTACTCAATGTTAGTCATTCCATCTTGGCCTACACAAGGGTTACCCATACCAACTCCTATAAGCGAACAAGTTACTGAGTTTGCTAAACGCACTGACACCATCACCATCAGTTTTTGCTCAGGAGCCTTTCTATTAGCCGAGCTCGGTCTACTAAATCAGCGCCTCGCGACCACGCACTGGCAATATGCTGACTTGTTTCAACGTCGCTTTCCAGCCGTAGGGTATGCGCATGACGTGTTGTATATCCTCGAGCAGCAATTCGGTTGCTCAGCTGGCAGCGCCGCTGCTATCGACTTGGGATTAGCCGTGATTCGACAGGATTTCGGCTTAGCCATTGCCAATCAAGTAGCGCGCCGATTAGTCATGTCACCACACCGTAAAGGAGGCCAATCACAGTTTGTCGAAATGCCGATGGCTAAACCACACAGCCGTCTCAGTGAAACCTTGGATTGGGCGCTAAGCCAGTTAGCTGAACCTCTGGAAGTCGCGTCTATGGCATCTCATGCTGGCATGTCTAGACGCAGCTTTGACCGACACTTTCGCCGCAGCATGGGTTGTAGCGCTAAAGAGTGGCTGATTACCCAACGCTTAGCCCTAGCACGTCAATTACTCGAACAATCCAGCACCAGCATAGAACAAGTTGCCAGCGCTTGCGGGTTTGAAAGCGCCGCGACCTTACGCCACCACTTCAGCAAATCGCTCGGCGTCAGTCCACGTCAATACCGCGATCAATTCGCACACTGA
- a CDS encoding molybdopterin oxidoreductase family protein has translation MSEQATTHYRACHLCEAICGLEIRTQGSEVLSIRGDKNDPVSRGYICPKATAIADIHTDPDRLRKPVKRVGEEWLEISWDEAIELTAKRLVETQQTHGANSVGFFGGNPGVHNYGNMTHGPLLRRAIKTRNNFSATSLDQLPHHLTSYAMYGHQFFLPIPDVDHTQLMVIFGGNPLASNGSIMTMPDAPKRLKAIQQRGGKLVVVDPRRTETADIADQHLFVKPGQDAYVLMAIINLLFKENWLKTEHLSAHLDGLDTVRQAVSGFSVDLATKQSGIPAEAIRQLAYDLAHTEQAVIYGRMGVSVQEFGALCQWAIQIINILIGALDSVGGSLLTSPAFGYVKKGLNAGGHFDLFQSRVSGLPEFAGELPAVTMAEEISTPGDGQIRAMVTIAGNPLISSANGSELSAAFEGLDFFLAIDFYINATTQHADVILPPTGPLEHDHYDIAFLRLAVHDSARYNPAVFEPAEGALHDWQIYNALAAKICELKGTEFRPLPAPDQLVAHGIAEGEYGAEKNPQISLTMDKLKQSPHGVDLGPLRPGLLERLCTEDGKIHCAPDFLINDLKRLQDSAGQLDADKLLLIGRRHVRSNNSWMHNYHRLVKGKPRWQLMMHPDDLAQRGIASDSQVTIESRVGSVTTTVIATDEVMPGVVSLPHGWGHKGRGVKMEIASQQDGVNCNELTDDKLIDKLSGNAALNGVPVQVRLAS, from the coding sequence ATGTCTGAACAAGCAACAACCCACTACCGAGCGTGTCACCTGTGTGAGGCGATCTGCGGTTTAGAGATACGTACCCAAGGCAGCGAAGTCCTGTCGATTCGTGGTGATAAGAATGATCCCGTTAGTCGTGGCTATATTTGCCCGAAAGCCACGGCTATTGCCGACATCCACACTGACCCAGATCGTTTACGAAAGCCGGTTAAGCGAGTCGGTGAAGAATGGCTAGAAATCAGCTGGGATGAAGCCATTGAGCTTACTGCCAAGCGTCTAGTCGAAACCCAGCAGACGCACGGTGCTAACTCGGTCGGCTTTTTTGGCGGTAACCCTGGCGTGCACAACTACGGCAATATGACGCACGGCCCTTTATTGCGCCGAGCTATCAAGACCCGCAATAACTTCTCCGCCACCTCACTCGACCAACTGCCGCATCACCTTACGTCGTATGCGATGTATGGGCATCAATTTTTCTTGCCAATCCCGGATGTCGACCACACTCAATTGATGGTGATTTTTGGTGGCAACCCACTAGCCTCTAATGGCAGCATCATGACCATGCCGGATGCGCCCAAGCGCCTCAAAGCGATACAGCAACGTGGCGGCAAGCTGGTTGTAGTTGACCCTCGCCGCACAGAAACCGCCGACATAGCTGATCAACACTTATTCGTTAAACCTGGCCAAGACGCCTATGTATTAATGGCGATAATTAACCTATTGTTCAAAGAAAATTGGTTAAAAACCGAGCACTTAAGTGCTCATCTTGACGGTCTCGATACCGTTCGACAAGCCGTATCTGGTTTCTCGGTCGATCTCGCCACCAAACAATCAGGTATTCCTGCCGAAGCGATTCGTCAATTAGCCTATGACCTCGCACACACTGAGCAAGCAGTCATATATGGGCGCATGGGCGTTTCAGTACAAGAATTCGGTGCACTGTGTCAGTGGGCAATTCAGATCATAAATATTCTAATCGGCGCGCTCGACTCAGTTGGCGGCTCTTTACTGACTTCGCCTGCTTTTGGTTACGTCAAAAAAGGGCTCAACGCGGGCGGACATTTTGACCTATTCCAATCGCGCGTCAGCGGCCTCCCTGAGTTCGCTGGTGAGTTACCCGCAGTGACCATGGCAGAAGAAATATCAACCCCTGGCGACGGACAAATTCGTGCCATGGTAACGATTGCTGGCAATCCGCTGATCTCGAGTGCCAATGGTTCAGAGTTAAGCGCTGCCTTCGAAGGTTTAGACTTTTTTCTAGCCATCGACTTTTACATTAATGCAACCACGCAACACGCCGATGTAATTCTGCCACCGACGGGTCCACTCGAACACGATCACTACGATATCGCATTTTTACGTTTAGCCGTGCACGACAGCGCGCGCTACAACCCAGCGGTGTTTGAGCCCGCTGAAGGCGCATTGCATGATTGGCAAATATACAATGCGCTAGCGGCCAAAATTTGCGAACTGAAAGGCACCGAATTCCGCCCTCTTCCAGCGCCAGATCAACTGGTCGCGCATGGCATTGCTGAAGGTGAATACGGCGCAGAAAAAAATCCACAAATTAGTTTGACGATGGATAAGCTGAAGCAGTCCCCACACGGTGTAGACCTTGGCCCACTGCGCCCAGGCTTACTCGAACGTTTGTGTACCGAAGACGGAAAAATTCATTGTGCACCAGACTTTCTCATCAATGATCTCAAGCGCCTGCAAGACAGCGCTGGTCAGCTTGATGCCGATAAATTGCTCTTAATCGGTCGTCGCCATGTGCGTAGCAATAACTCCTGGATGCATAATTACCATCGATTAGTTAAAGGTAAGCCACGCTGGCAACTAATGATGCACCCTGACGATTTGGCTCAACGTGGAATTGCCAGTGACTCTCAAGTCACAATTGAATCGCGCGTCGGTAGCGTCACCACTACGGTGATCGCCACCGATGAGGTAATGCCCGGCGTAGTCAGTTTACCGCATGGTTGGGGACACAAAGGTCGCGGTGTGAAAATGGAAATTGCCTCACAACAAGATGGCGTGAACTGCAACGAACTCACCGATGACAAGTTAATCGACAAACTTTCTGGTAATGCGGCGTTAAACGGGGTTCCGGTCCAGGTGAGACTAGCGAGTTAA
- the aroC gene encoding chorismate synthase, producing MSDSSIGKLFRVTTFGESHGKGIGCIVDGCPPNLGLTEADLQPDLDRRKPGQSKFTTQRREPDEVQIFSGVFEGKTTGTSIGMIIHNTDQKSKDYSNIMDTFRPGHADYTYHHKYGNRDYRGGGRSSARTTAMIVAAGGIAKKYLAEKEGIQIRAYLAQMGNVKAEKIDFSEIANNPFNCPDVDKVADMEALITQLRRDGDSVGAKITVVASNVPVGLGEPVFNELDADIAKALMSINAVKGVEIGAGFDSVMQRGSEHRDELFPDGFASNNAGGILGGISSGQDVVASLALKPTSSITKPGNSIDIHGKPVEVVTKGRHDPCVGIRAVPIAEAMLAIVLMDHYLRHRAQNADVSVATPAIPARRG from the coding sequence ATGAGTGACAGTAGCATTGGTAAGTTGTTTCGAGTAACCACGTTTGGCGAGAGCCACGGCAAAGGAATTGGTTGTATCGTAGACGGATGCCCACCTAATCTAGGGCTTACCGAAGCCGATCTACAGCCGGATTTAGATCGCCGCAAGCCTGGCCAATCCAAGTTTACGACCCAGCGGCGTGAACCTGACGAAGTACAAATTTTCTCCGGGGTATTCGAGGGTAAAACCACTGGTACCTCGATTGGCATGATCATCCACAATACTGATCAAAAGTCGAAGGACTATTCCAACATTATGGATACCTTTAGACCCGGTCATGCCGATTACACGTATCACCATAAGTATGGCAATCGTGACTATCGTGGTGGTGGTCGCTCTTCTGCGCGCACTACGGCGATGATCGTGGCAGCTGGCGGTATTGCAAAAAAGTACTTAGCTGAAAAAGAAGGTATTCAAATTCGCGCGTATCTAGCGCAAATGGGTAACGTTAAAGCGGAAAAGATAGATTTTTCGGAAATCGCTAATAATCCATTCAATTGTCCCGATGTTGATAAAGTTGCCGATATGGAAGCGCTGATCACACAGTTGCGCCGTGACGGTGACTCGGTTGGTGCTAAGATCACGGTGGTCGCGAGCAATGTGCCGGTTGGCTTGGGCGAGCCAGTTTTCAACGAGTTGGATGCCGATATCGCCAAGGCGTTAATGAGTATTAATGCGGTGAAAGGGGTCGAAATTGGTGCTGGCTTTGATAGCGTTATGCAGCGCGGTTCTGAGCACCGCGATGAACTATTTCCAGACGGATTTGCGAGCAATAATGCCGGTGGTATCTTAGGCGGAATTTCGTCGGGTCAAGATGTGGTCGCGAGCCTAGCGTTAAAACCGACTTCGAGTATCACCAAGCCCGGCAACAGTATTGATATCCACGGTAAACCTGTTGAAGTGGTTACCAAGGGACGACATGATCCTTGCGTGGGCATTCGCGCTGTACCGATTGCTGAGGCGATGTTGGCAATAGTCTTGATGGACCACTACCTTAGACATCGAGCGCAAAATGCTGATGTGTCAGTGGCGACACCGGCTATTCCAGCCCGACGTGGGTAA
- the apbC gene encoding iron-sulfur cluster carrier protein ApbC yields the protein MSDQIITAVTNQLHSVTDPYTNAKLTAGRSLKSVKVNEAEVVISLSRGYPVAAVIDELASLVRDSLRDVPLGERALEVVIEQEIISHSAQTGVPAVAGIKNIIAVASGKGGVGKSTVSANLALALSASGARVAILDADIYGPSQPRMLGIKGKPEALDNKMLLPMQNHGIKVMSIGFLIEDDTPMIWRGPMVTQALEQMLRGTDWANDGNEIDYLVIDLPPGTGDIQLTLSQKVPVSGAVIVTTPQDMALLDARKAYKMFEKVDVPVFGVIENMSTHICTQCGHEEAIFGSLGAQKMADEYKLDVLGNIPLEMAIRELADSGTPTVVAQPESATAKRYLSIALKVAGKLSAKKKDFSASFPKIVVENS from the coding sequence ATGTCTGACCAAATAATTACTGCCGTCACTAATCAACTGCATTCGGTGACTGACCCTTATACAAACGCAAAGCTCACTGCTGGAAGATCGTTGAAATCGGTCAAGGTGAATGAAGCAGAAGTTGTTATCTCTCTGAGTCGAGGCTACCCAGTTGCCGCGGTGATCGACGAATTAGCCAGCTTAGTGCGTGATTCGTTGCGCGATGTACCATTGGGCGAGCGCGCCTTGGAAGTTGTCATTGAGCAAGAGATCATCTCGCATTCGGCGCAAACCGGCGTACCAGCGGTTGCGGGTATCAAAAACATAATTGCGGTCGCTTCAGGTAAAGGTGGCGTGGGCAAATCAACGGTTTCAGCTAATTTAGCGCTGGCGCTATCAGCATCCGGCGCGCGTGTGGCGATCTTGGATGCGGATATCTACGGGCCGAGTCAACCGCGCATGCTCGGTATTAAAGGCAAGCCAGAAGCGCTCGACAACAAAATGCTACTGCCGATGCAGAACCACGGCATTAAAGTTATGTCGATTGGCTTCTTGATCGAAGACGATACGCCAATGATCTGGCGTGGTCCGATGGTGACGCAAGCATTGGAACAAATGCTGCGCGGTACGGATTGGGCAAACGATGGCAACGAAATTGACTACTTAGTGATTGATCTGCCGCCGGGCACTGGTGATATTCAGCTGACACTGTCGCAAAAAGTGCCGGTATCTGGCGCGGTAATCGTGACGACGCCGCAAGATATGGCTTTGTTGGATGCGCGCAAGGCCTATAAGATGTTTGAGAAGGTGGACGTGCCGGTGTTTGGCGTGATTGAAAATATGAGCACGCATATTTGTACCCAGTGCGGTCATGAAGAAGCGATCTTTGGTTCGCTCGGCGCGCAGAAAATGGCCGATGAATATAAGTTAGATGTGCTCGGCAATATACCACTTGAGATGGCGATTCGTGAATTGGCGGATTCCGGCACACCAACTGTGGTTGCGCAACCTGAATCGGCAACCGCTAAGCGCTACTTGTCGATTGCGCTTAAAGTTGCTGGCAAGTTATCGGCTAAAAAGAAAGATTTCAGCGCATCATTTCCGAAGATCGTGGTGGAGAATAGCTAA